ATGCGCGCGTTTTCGTGGAGCTTGTGTCGTGGCCGGCAGGTGGCAGCGGGCCGGGAAAGACGTGCAACAGCCCGCGCTCAAGCCAGATCGATAGGGCGACGGCGATGGGTGGCGTGCGGTGAGGTACGGCCTGATTGTTTTCCCGAGATCGGAGAATACGGGCGACGCGGTCCAGTCGCTGGCCGCGCTGCAGTTTCTGCCACACCTGGATGCGCTTCTCGATCGGGAAACGCTGCATGACGTCCGCTCTCCCGATCTGATCCGCGCGATAGGGAATGGCTGGTACGCCCACAACGTCGACAACTGGCCTCCTGCACCGAACATAGAGATGCTGCCAATCAGCATGCATTTTTCTCCGCGCGCACTGGAGTCCTACGCGGACCCTGAAAAGGGAAGCTATCTCCGGTCTCTCGCCCCGATAGGAGCCCGCGACGCATTCACACGCCGGGCTTTGATGGCGCGCGACGTGGACGCCTTCATGTCTGGTTGCCTGACCCTGACCCTGATGCGGCCAAGCGACCTCGCATCCGAGGGCAACATCGTCGTGTGCGACGTGCCTGACACGGTGCGGCTGCAAGTTGAGGCTCGAGCCAGGCGGCAGGTCATCACTGTGACCCATGACGAACCCGACGATGTCGGCATCGAGGGCAAGCTCCACCGCGCCCGAAGGGCGCTGAGAGCCTATGGCTCAGCCCAATGCGTGATCACGTCACGGCTTCACGCAGCGCTGCCAGCCCTGGCTTTCGGCACGCCGGTCCTGCTGGTTGAAACGGCTGAGGACGCCTATCGATTCGATGGCCTTAGGGAACTTGTCCGGCACACGACAGAAGACCAGTTCCTCGACGATCGTTCGATCTTCGACGTCAACGATCCTGAACCCAATGGCGATACGTTCCGTCCGGTACGGGAGCGGCTGGCGGAACGCGTTCTGGACTTCACGATCACGCCACCGCTGTGCCGGTTGAAGCGCGAGATCCTTGCCGCCTTTCGAGACGACGACCGCGCGGCATTCCGGCGTCTGATTTCTTCGGTGCGTTCCAGGAAGGAGGCTCCCATGTATTTTGGCACCACAAAGAACGGAGAGGCTGGCCTGAGCTGGCGGGCGGTGGCTCCCGATGGCGGCGCCGATACACGGTTCATCGAAGAAGTCGCGAGCCTGCAGGTTCGGAACGATGTCCTGATCCACAGAAACAACACGCTGACTCAGGAACTTGTCGCGGAGCGAGAGCGAGTTGGCCAATTCCTCGCGGATCATGCGCGCTTCCAGATCGTCGAGGAGCACCTGAGAAAGCAGATCGCCGAGGCGGCCAGCGATGCCGAGGAACTCAATCGCCTGCGGAAGGCCCTGGTCGAAGCTGATGGCCGTGTGTCGAGCAGGGACCTCGATATCGAGAACCGCGCGAAGGCGATAATCGCTCATGTCGAGGCGGAGAGGGTCTTGAAAGCCGAGATCGCGAGACTGCAGCGACGTCTCGCCGACTCCCGCGTGGCGAACGCTGTTGCCGAGGTTCGCAACCGAGCGGTCGCTGACGAGAACGCCGAGCTGAAGAACCAGGTCTC
This portion of the Mesorhizobium shangrilense genome encodes:
- a CDS encoding polysaccharide pyruvyl transferase family protein → MRYGLIVFPRSENTGDAVQSLAALQFLPHLDALLDRETLHDVRSPDLIRAIGNGWYAHNVDNWPPAPNIEMLPISMHFSPRALESYADPEKGSYLRSLAPIGARDAFTRRALMARDVDAFMSGCLTLTLMRPSDLASEGNIVVCDVPDTVRLQVEARARRQVITVTHDEPDDVGIEGKLHRARRALRAYGSAQCVITSRLHAALPALAFGTPVLLVETAEDAYRFDGLRELVRHTTEDQFLDDRSIFDVNDPEPNGDTFRPVRERLAERVLDFTITPPLCRLKREILAAFRDDDRAAFRRLISSVRSRKEAPMYFGTTKNGEAGLSWRAVAPDGGADTRFIEEVASLQVRNDVLIHRNNTLTQELVAERERVGQFLADHARFQIVEEHLRKQIAEAASDAEELNRLRKALVEADGRVSSRDLDIENRAKAIIAHVEAERVLKAEIARLQRRLADSRVANAVAEVRNRAVADENAELKNQVSSLGGDKKRLEDAAAEAARRLEALAALELTAREERDQVSAEHAALLARGEVTELQAAEAETRLQTAFDQIQHLEQQLANLEMDRTKLEERLKTSTGSELVAKRLGTRLAAAEAENLTLRDNVWRRTNQAEELQLRLAETSAQNLALDGHASALQAKLDAMPWRVIAAYWRIRRFIPKRLLSGVGQILGKSREQWQAP